The DNA segment GATGTGAGCTGTTCTCTAATGTTGTGTAAATTGAACTGCCAAAAGCCCATACTGGATGTTACTTAAGATTTATATCTTGCCATGATGCACGATTTGATATGCATATTAGATATCCGATATGTATCTTacattattgttttttataatgtaatcgatatttttataaatatctcTTGTAGTCTCAAGTTTTGCTGCTAGTGTCTCTGTATTAATTTTGTAGCATACTGTGTCATAGTTTTCATCTAGAACGTCAGTTTTTTTCACCTTATGATTGAAACTAAAGATACAAAGTTGTTATCGCAATGTCGAAAGGTGTTTTTATCTGTGTAGCGAACTTTCTTATAACCAGAGTGTGGATTTGTTGCTTTTATTGATTCAGCAAATTGCAATTTATTCCCTGAATTTCTTCCAGCCATGAATATAGAATACGCTATTGCAAATGCTGCTGTAACTTGTCTTATAGTTTCCCTTTCAATTCTTGATATAGTTGTGTTGAATCTCCTCTTATTCTCTGAAATATATCTTCCACCCCAATGACGAATACAGAATAGCAAAACCCTACTGGAATTTACTCACTCTAGTCATTCTTACAATTCTTGGTATAGCTGTCTAGAATAGCCTTTTAAGgcaaatattttaaacaatttcAGGTTTTGATACTTAGAATTTCTCAACTTTGTTTTGATCCTTATAATTTACAGGTTTGGTTGAGTCTGTTTAGTTTCAAAATCACTAGGAATTGGTAGTGTTGGGACCGAAGTCAGAGTGTACACTCGATGGCAGGGACTTATTCCCAGTGGTTCTGAAATTATAGGACCTCAAACCAAACTTTTTTATTGGACaagaatcaaaatcaaaatttgagaaaaacttttaaaccattcaccatCTATAACCTATTTTGTCACATTGTATCAATCGATCAGGACCTGATTCTTATTTTTCCGTCGCAGGTGTATGTCAACAAAAGTGGGCAGGAGTTGACCGGCCGGGGTGCTTATGCACAGTATCGGAAGGTAGATATACTTGCATACCATTCTGTGGTTTTGTTGTCCTTTTGGTTGTGATGTAGCACTAAAGGCCTGACCCTTACAGGAGAGCGGAAAAGCATTCAAGAGATCAAAAAAGAAAACAGGTTCCAAGACTACCAAAACCAAGAAGAGAAACTGAAGGCATTTATTCCCGGCCATTTACTTGTGGATCTTATGACTAGCATTACCGTATAGGTCCAATTCCTGTTTCATTGCCCTAAGTTTACCGTATCATGTTTTGGATGGAGACAAAACCCTATAGGTCCAATTCCAGTATGCAGCATCACATGAGTAACCTGATTAAAGGGGATTGTTGCTTGGTGAAGTTTTGATGCTAAAATTTTTCTGCACAGTATATATTGTGAGCCATGAAAGTAGTTATGTACAGTGCACACGAACCTAAGGTCCTGGGTCACCAGCAAAGTGTAGCTTTAGATAATGATTCAATTGGGATCCACAATAATGTTTCGATCCGCGCTTGATTCTCCACTTAGTTGTTTTTATGCTTTTCTTAATTATGCATAATTTCTTTCTGGTTTTTGTAGATGAAAGATAATAAATGAACGATAGGAATGATTAAAGCAAATTTTGAGTGAATAAGACATCAGATGATCTTTTCTTCCCTGTATTCTTATATTGCATTTATATGAACGAATGTAAACATAATTTTGGGTACAATGACATTCGTAAACTATGAACGTGAGATTGGCACGCGTGTACAGATTCAAAAACTGGGAATTTCCACTCCAAAAATACTATAACTTTAAGAAACCTTGATAAGcgttctaattttttattagacAACACTGCATTTTTGGTAATAACAAATGTCACAGACGTAAAATTTAGTTCAAGCCTCCCATATTTACGAAAGGAAACATCAGCTTCAAGTAAACCCTGACATAAAATGGCAACTCAAGTACCCCCTCAACCACATGTGCTGCATCTTCAAAGAAATAACCATTGTTCGTAAATATTTACTCCATGGTACAGAATGAATTTGAAAGAGTCAGTTAAAATATGAAGATAAAATCATTGGATGCTTTGAGTAGAAGGTGgggcaaaaaataaaataatgaaagctGACGATTGAACCAGTAATTGCCCAAGATTTCCCTGTATTTAGATTTCTCTTTCAATTCCTCAAGCAGGGAACAAGTGTGAAGAACAATAATGTCAGAAGCCATTAGCTAATAAAAGCTTATGTCTTCAGTTCATGGGGTATTCTGCTTGTCTTTATCCTCGTCTCTTGAAATTGGAGAACCGTTGGATTTCAATATCTGTTGGCATACTCTGAAAACATCAAAATGTAACAGTCACTAGTTTTGagataaaatcaacttatataACTTGGACCAAACAATGCTTTGCTTCAGCAGGTGTATATTTCAGACCCAATTGAATGATCATAGCACCCTTCAATTATGAACCTCTGAAAAGGAAAACAGAAAGGTAAGAAAGCATACGAGTTTAACTGCTCTGTCTTGCTCTCGATGTCAACTGATATTAATACTGGATCAATGTTTTTAGGGTAAAGATCTTGTTGTTGCCTCATCTCTCTTAGCCACTTCTCTGCTTTATTGCACGCATTTATGACCTGAAAAAAATATGGCTGTCACACAAAAGCTGATACTAAGGGCAACATCCCACAATTACAGTCATTCATCTACTTATTATTGTACCAGTTCTTTATCTTGGGGTGGAAGAGAACCTGCTGACATTCGATACTCTACAATGCAACTTAACAAATCTCTTGTAGCTTGTTGTCTTGCTTCTCTGTCATTATATCTATACTCAATTGGATCCACCAGCTACAGAACATGAAGAGTGTAAACAAGAAGTGTGGCGTGGGAGACATGTTTtgcaaaagaaacaaaattaccTGTTTTAGATCTGCTAGTTTTGCAGAATAAGCATCTGCGGTTACATCACCACCATCATCATCATAAAGCCATTCCTCAGTCTCTTTCAGGCTCCTCGATATGTCCTTCCTCTCATGTTCACTTGAAAAGCTTAGATATGTGCTGAAGAGCTACTCATgcaatcaaataattttaaaaacactaTTAAGATCAatggcaagaaaagatataagcTATAAGATTTTAATTCCATATCCTATGCAGATTTTATGATCGGCTTCGCAAAATCAATTCATCAATGACTACACAACAACTTTATCTCATTTTCATATTTACATGGCAAAAGCTAAAGCTCTAGTTTTTGAAGAAGGAGAACCTCGTGGTAAACAAATGAAtataatgaagaagaaaaaaggatCACTAAAATAAGAAGATAAGATTAAATGAATTTCTCTGTAAGTTAAAGTTAACTCAtgcacaaattaaaaaaataaaaactaagaaaaacTATATGAGAGAACTTCTacaataaactaattttaacttacaGAAGAACTTATTTCATTTGTCCTTATTTTTCACTTTTAGAAATCCTTATGGAAAAGTTTGTTCAAACAAACTCATACAATGTACCTGAATCTCACACAAACCCGACATGTGTACATATTATAAAGATATTGAGTGTGTACCTTACTCCTTGTTTCATAAATATAAGACTCCAACAGATTCTTCCTGTCCTTGATTTGCTCAATAGTTTTGTCCTGATCGGCTAACTTGAGTTCTTTTTCTTGAGCTTCCGATATCTCGGCCTTGGTCATTGCACCATAAATGTTTTCACTCACTGGTACATGAAGCCTTCTGTTAGCATTATCTTTTCTTGTACCATCAGCCTGTAACAAGGCATGATAGTAACACTTttattttctcaaaacaccaaCATGAATCATATCTGCAATCAAAACAATCTCAACAAGATAAAAATGTACAGATACAACATCACAGacattataaaaatgaattgaaTGAGTCTGACAGATATGTTACAGAATTCAGTATCATAAATAATCAGATAATAAAATTTGGCAATATAATTTTTCATGTTTAAAGGGCAATTTACTAATATCTTCATATCTTCCACTTAAAAAAGGTGCGAGAGAACACTATGAAAGAACTTACAGAATGATGAGAAGCTTCGCACTTTTCATTGATACTATCTTTTGAGGCATTTTCAATTGTCTCAGAAACAGGTTCAATATTGATTGTTTCAGAATTTGAACGAGAATCATCCACATGATCCTCAACCAACTAAAAGACAGAAAAAGAGTCCATCTGCTTAGAAAGATCTTTGAGAGACTAATAATGCAATATGAAGAGATAAAAATAAGGTTTCTTACCACAACTGATTCAATACCAATAATGCCATGAAAATTTAGTTGAACTTGAACTTCAATTCTTGCCTTACTTGCATGGGATCCATGGAAAGGACCAATCTGAATAGAAGTGACAAACAAATGGATAAGCATATATATAACACTTCATGATCACTGGCACAAGGAATGGCAGCATTCAACTAATTATCATAACTTATTTGTCCTGTGATAATTAATATATGGATGGTTTTAGATCCACCATATCTTCTTCCCTTCTCCTATGAACATGACCATTTATTCAAGCATGTGCACATCTACAGATTCTCATATTGTTATAACTACTAATACTTTTACAACAATGACTTTCTTTGCCACATGCCTGACATGAAGCACACAACAGAAGAAGCAAGAACAGAGAGggtaataattaataaagaaaagtGAGGCAATATAGATAACATGGAATCATGGACAAGATGAACTAAACTCCTTTGCAATATAGTAAAGTTCTAAAGAAGGCATACTGTGAAGCAACAAATTTTAGGAGATGTCCCGGGAGGTAATTCATCTGGATTGGCATAGAATGCTTCCAAACGGAGTAAATCACTGTACTGAAATGTGAGAAATTTAATACTTGGAATGGATTGGCCTTTTGGGAAGAGTACACCATCCAATCCTGCACGAATTGGCTTTCCATCAGATGAAAGTCCAATGGAAAAAGGATTAGAATCCTGGACCTGaacaaacacaaaaaattacattaactCTATATAGACTAATACAAGCTAATGCAAAATTccgaaaaaaaattatatctatgagaaattaaagttaGACATATTTCAACATAGATAGGTAAAAGAGACATGGGCGATCTAAATACGGAAAATAAACCTAGAAACCAAGGTAGCAACTTAGTTCATTTAGTATTTATTACATTTCTAACCTAACAATCTACAGACAGACACAATAATCTACTCTCCTACGTATATACATATCATGAAGATAGTATAAGGATCAGTGTTTTGTTTCAATATTCAAACCTCATATTTTTTGACACGGAAAACAGGACTCAGCATTGCACACTGGAGAGCACAACCACGAGCTACACACTCACTTGCATTAAGTCTGCGACTGAGTTCTCTCTTAAATAGAGAAGTTAATATTCCAGTTATAGCTGGAATCCGTGAACCTGAACCAACTACCTCAACAGAATTAATATTTTCTACCGTCAAGGCTGCATCAGCCAATGCTTTGTTGCAAGGaacacaaattctctccaataGTCCTGATGCCAGATTCTCGAATTCTTCCCTCTTGATATTGCCTTTAACATCTTTTTCATCCATCAAACACTCAACGATCAGATCAGCCTCTAGATTTGCACTCAAAACCTTCTTCAACTTCTCACATGCTACACGCAGCCTCCTACATGCCCTGGCATTAGAATACACTTCAATGTTGTACTCTTCATTAAATTTTGCAGCAAAATGACTAAACAGAACCTCATCAAAGTCTCTCCCCCCTAAGCTCATGTCATAAGCATGTGAGAGTATCTTCATTTGATCAGCCTGAAATGCTGCAATACAGACCTGAGTATCACAATGACCTATGTCAACAAATGCAACATAAACAGGAGCTTCACTAGCAAAATCTGTTTTGTAAACTCCATAACTAAGAGCAGTTGCAGTGCAATCATGGATCAACCTCAAAGGCTTCAACCCAACAATTGCTGCTGCGTTGAGATAATCTTGTCTCTGCAAGTTGGTGAAGTACGATGGAACCCCAATAACACAGTCAGAAACGGTGGTCCCAAAACCTTTTTCAGCTATGGTCTTCAAGTGCGCAAAGAGCATTGCTACTATTTGAACCGGGGTAAAAACATGACTCTCCTTCATGTATTTCAAGTGTATCAGAATGCCACCATCTGCACTTTCAGAGGTTTCAACAGGGAGCATTTTCAACTCATTTTGAACATCAGGGTCCGCAAATCTCCTGCCTATTAGTCTCTTCACTTGAGAAATTGCGGACTTGGGGTGCATCATGGCAGAATCAGCACCAGCTGACCCTAAAAACCTTTGCTTCTCCCCAAAGCAAACCACAGCAGGGGTTTCACGTTTGGATTCATCATTCAACAAAACATCAACCCCACCTTGCTTCACTGCAGCAATCACACAATTCTCATTTCCAATATCAATCCCCACTCCACTCATCTCAATTCACTGTGTCCTTGTCCCAAACTACAAACAACTAATTCCACCCAATTCACCCTTTCTACTTCACAAACAACCCAAATGCCAAAAACTTCACACAAGGCTGGCCCACAAATACAAGCTTCACATTTCA comes from the Phaseolus vulgaris cultivar G19833 chromosome 8, P. vulgaris v2.0, whole genome shotgun sequence genome and includes:
- the LOC137824128 gene encoding heat shock 70 kDa protein 16-like translates to MSGVGIDIGNENCVIAAVKQGGVDVLLNDESKRETPAVVCFGEKQRFLGSAGADSAMMHPKSAISQVKRLIGRRFADPDVQNELKMLPVETSESADGGILIHLKYMKESHVFTPVQIVAMLFAHLKTIAEKGFGTTVSDCVIGVPSYFTNLQRQDYLNAAAIVGLKPLRLIHDCTATALSYGVYKTDFASEAPVYVAFVDIGHCDTQVCIAAFQADQMKILSHAYDMSLGGRDFDEVLFSHFAAKFNEEYNIEVYSNARACRRLRVACEKLKKVLSANLEADLIVECLMDEKDVKGNIKREEFENLASGLLERICVPCNKALADAALTVENINSVEVVGSGSRIPAITGILTSLFKRELSRRLNASECVARGCALQCAMLSPVFRVKKYEVQDSNPFSIGLSSDGKPIRAGLDGVLFPKGQSIPSIKFLTFQYSDLLRLEAFYANPDELPPGTSPKICCFTIGPFHGSHASKARIEVQVQLNFHGIIGIESVVLVEDHVDDSRSNSETINIEPVSETIENASKDSINEKCEASHHSADGTRKDNANRRLHVPVSENIYGAMTKAEISEAQEKELKLADQDKTIEQIKDRKNLLESYIYETRSKLFSTYLSFSSEHERKDISRSLKETEEWLYDDDGGDVTADAYSAKLADLKQLVDPIEYRYNDREARQQATRDLLSCIVEYRMSAGSLPPQDKELVINACNKAEKWLREMRQQQDLYPKNIDPVLISVDIESKTEQLNSVCQQILKSNGSPISRDEDKDKQNTP